Proteins found in one Terriglobales bacterium genomic segment:
- a CDS encoding DUF2911 domain-containing protein: MRKLSIALLVTLALTLAAAQQDKSKRPSPPGTAEVTLSGHKITVDYSRPKIADPKTGQPRKIFGGLVPFGQVWRTGANDATSLKTDVALDIGGTAVPAGSYTLFTLPSESGWKLIVNRQTGQWGTEYDPKQDLARIPMKGGKIDKTVDPFTISFDKKSDSEATLHLAWESTDVWVGVKLKR, translated from the coding sequence ATGCGCAAGTTATCCATCGCTCTGTTGGTCACGCTCGCCTTGACACTCGCGGCCGCGCAGCAGGACAAGAGCAAGCGCCCAAGCCCTCCCGGCACCGCTGAGGTCACGCTTAGCGGCCACAAGATAACTGTGGACTACAGCCGCCCCAAGATCGCCGACCCCAAGACCGGCCAGCCGCGCAAGATCTTCGGGGGACTTGTGCCGTTCGGCCAGGTCTGGCGCACCGGCGCCAACGACGCCACCTCCCTGAAGACCGATGTCGCGCTCGACATCGGTGGTACCGCCGTGCCGGCCGGCAGCTACACGCTCTTCACACTGCCCTCGGAGAGCGGCTGGAAGCTGATCGTCAATAGACAGACCGGTCAGTGGGGAACAGAATACGATCCGAAGCAGGACTTGGCCCGCATCCCCATGAAGGGTGGAAAGATCGACAAGACGGTGGACCCGTTCACCATCTCATTCGACAAGAAGAGCGACAGCGAAGCGACCCTGCACCTTGCCTGGGAGAGCACCGACGTGTGGGTCGGGGTGAAGCTTAAGAGGTAA